DNA sequence from the Lachancea thermotolerans CBS 6340 chromosome H complete sequence genome:
TTGTGAACGGAAGCGGTCCTCATATTCCTTCCGCGGTAGCTCGTCGTAAAGCTTCTCGATTGACGGATTCTCTTTAACTACTCCCTTAATCAACCCGCAAAGGGCATCATTATCATCAGgtgctgcttcttctttaaGTTGTGTCAGTCTTTGCTTCAAGTAACCCCAGTCACCTTGTGTGTTTTCAAAACGATTCACCGTGGTGTTAAAGGCCCGCTTTATCATTGTTTGGCGATTTACATTTAGTTGTTCATCACTCAAGGCCGGCTAAAAAGTGAACAATATCTAATATCTTTTTATTGTTCGTGCACTAATGCAAGGAAAACAGGAAGCAATGAAACGGGGAAATAACGAGGGCTCGCTACCCAAACTCAATATCGCGTTCGTCCATCCAGACTTAGGCATTGGTGGTGCTGAAAGGCTGGTGATCGATGCTGCTGTTgggcttcagcagcagggCCATGAGGTAGTTATTTACACTAGCCATTGCGACAAGAATCattgctttgaagaagtgaAAAGTGGAGAGATCAAAGTCGAAGTCTTCGGAGACTTTTTGCCTACAAACTTGGCAGGTAAACTCTTTATTATGTTCGCAAACTTACGCCAACTCTATTTGACGACGAAACTAATGTCCAAAGGGAAAATACATCATCACGACTTATTTATTGTCGATCAGCTTTCAACCTGCGTACCTCTTCTCTCTGCGTTTGGGAATAGAAGCAGAGTCCTCTTCTATTGTCATTTTCCTGACCAACTGCTCGCACAAAGAACTAATCTGATCAAAAGTCTCTACCGGATTCCGTTTGATCTACTTGAGCAGCTAACAATGAACGCTGCGGATTGCATTGTGGTCAACTCAAACTTTACAAAATCCGTTTACAAGCGCACATTCCGTTtattttctcaaaagccaAATGTTGTGCATCCTTGCGTAGGTTTAGAAACAGAACTTGTCCAAGACAAAGATTTCGCTCTCtacaaaaagctctttccaCCAAGTACTAGATTTTATCTCAGCGTTAATCGCTAcgagagaaagaaaaacatTGAACTGGCCATCAAGTCCTTTGCTCTGTCAACCGAAAGCAAGCGTAGTAATGTGAAGCTCGTCATCGCGGGCGGTTACGACGACAAGGTCTTAGAAAACAAGGAGTACCTGAAGGAGTTGCAAAATATTAGCAAAAATTCAAACCTTCCATATTTTACGCTGCATTACGCGCATTGGGACCAGCAGCTAAGCGATTCGGGTATTAGTGGTGCCACCGACGCAaaagttttatttttgacCTCAATATCctcatctttgaaagaccaGTTGCTTCGCGAGACAGACCTTCTTTTGTATACCCCGTCATTCGAACATTTCGGGATTGTGCCTTTAGAGGCAATGAAGCTGGGCAAACCAGTATTAGCAGTCAACAATGGGGGACCACTGGAAACAATAGTTTCTTTGATTCCAAATACGAATGAGAATAATTCTACAGGATGGCTGAGACCTTCAGATCCTAAGGAATGGGCTGATGCTATTGAAGAGTCTCGGGACTTTATAAAAGAAGTGGacaacattttcaaaaacaacgGCCCTGAGAGggtcaaaaagttgttctCAAGAACAGCCATGACCAAtcaatttgagaaaaacATTCAAGATATATCATGGAAAACTGACAAGAAAAGTTGGCTGGGTTATATTATGTTTATTTCTTCGGTTCTCTCGGTGATTTTTCCAGCTGCATTGCTCATGGGGTGTaattctttgagcttttgtGTGCTAAACGCTACTTTGGTCATTCTTTTTCACTCTGTCCCAACTTTAATGTGTATAGTCAGTGCGGTTCTTCTGACGCGCTTGTTTGAAGTGTTGATCCAGAAATAGTTCTAGCGCCAAGCGCCTCGAATAATACTTCATATTAATGATATTTGCGAAAAATCCTAATTAATTAGCTTGCACCCCCGCTGTCATATTCAGCGTTACTTACCCTTGAATTGAGCTGTTGACCCGTGGTTTGATTGAGTGGGCTACTGTTGCTACGGCTGTTACTTGCCATATTGACGGGTGATCCCACACTTGAGGCAGTGCCATTAACCATGCCTGTGTTTTGAGGCTTGGGGCCGCTTTGCATAAgctttgttgctgttgccaAGTGAAACGCAGCGGCCTCAAaacgctgctgctgaacttGCTGTTGTCGTAacctctgctgctgcttttgaatACCTTGAGGAGTTAAACCTGTTTCTAAATCACCctgagaaagagaagtaTAGTTTTTCGGTTGAACAAGTCCGTTCGAAAGTTGTTGGGATTGTGGGTGATTTTGATATTGCTGAGGGACGGGATTGAAGTGCTGCGTTTGACTACCCTGTCTactttgattttgaagttgctgctgctgctgttgttgttgttgctgttgctgctggtgctgttgttgttgttgttgttgttgttgttgttgttgttgttgttgttgttgttgttgttgttgttgttgctgctgtgcaAGCATCTGAGCTTGCAACATACGTTGTTGCTGAAGCTTTTGCTTCTGCTGGGGTGTGAGATTATTGGGATTCATTTGATTAATGAGTTGAGGTGTACGAATACGGAAGGTATAGTCAGTTGTTCTGTCGAGATCTATGCATCCGACTCGCGAGTGAATTGCGCCATATCCAGGGGCGCTAAATCCTGGGCGGACTGAGAATGACGAGGCAAACATTTCTCGCATTCTGAAGTATTTGGTTCGGCTCCTTGACGATGCTAACACGTTAGTCTCCAATGGGAGTGGGAAAGACCTAGATACTCCATTTAAGACTTGAGTTGTCTCTTCCTCAGGAGTCAAGGTTGACATAGACCCATCTCCACTATGTACTGAATGACCTTGATTTGTGGAATTGGATTGCTGTCCTGGTTTCGCACGAAGTTTAGTATTATTGCCTGTCTTCAGCtggtttttcttttggtAGTGACTCAGTAAAACGTCAAACGGTTCTGATCTCCCTTCGACGGCACGCTTAGTACCAACTGAGTGTGATTTACAGGTCAGGGAGCGGCCGCAATAGCCTCCCTCTGGAAGTTCTACACCGCATTGCTTGTCAAAATCAATAAGATGCTTTTCAGTTGGGTTTCTTTGCTTGATTCGCCTCTTCGCCTTTGACGATGCGGGAGTTGCAGTTGTCTTGCGTTGTTTCTTGATAGCCGGGCTACTCTCAGGATCTGGATCATGCCCGAATGGAGTAGACCTTTTAGAATTCGAAGGgttattttttttcttgattgatgacgatgacatATCAACGGgttgttcttgctcttcGACCTTAACGCTGTTTGGCAATGGATGTTCTGGGAGTCCTTTGCAGTACGTTTGTAGATGCTCAACAATTGCACTTAGGCTTACAGGCTTCCCACAGCCGTCGCAAATTCTATAGTCGAGGGGTTTGTCTAATGGGTTCTTGATGATACTGGCTGAATCGCGAAAGTAATCGCTATGTGAGGGGGGCTTCTCGCTTTTTGACCGCTCACTTTTAGCGATGGAGATTAGCTCCTTCCAATTTGGTGTGGAGCTTGCAGTCCTTGGTTCCAAGTCTTTCTGAATATCCTTCCTTAATCCTTTGATTTCAGAGTGGATATCGGTCATACTATGGTGATGCGGGGATCTGCGGcaaagaggaagagaagaagaagaagaaaagatttTGTTTGTGACCGCTCGGTTCACCAGCTAATTGTTGTTAAGACCAGTTTCCTATGAATCCAGGTTCAGTTTCACCTCGTTTGATTTTTGCTGGGTTCCTTGGCTCAAAGTAATTTCGAAAGGTGGTCATTTTCACCGTGATCACAGCATCGTAAACAACGTTGATACAAAGATATAATTGACTTACAAACCGGGTTATATATCATGATTTCTAATCTCTGTGCTACTGGTCTGTAAATATTTGAATCTTTTTGGGTGTAAGATTCGAACATTTGGAGACACGACCTGTTGCCTGCTATGCTACTCTATTCTGTGAAAATATTAGTGTCTGTACGTATCGGGAACCGAGCCTTGAACAGAACACAACAATCATGGCCACTAGCTCTCAGAGAAAATGGATTATTCTCATGAACTTTATAAACAGTaaggagaaagagaagttgCCGAAAACCTTGTACTGTGCCCAAGGAGAAAATAAAAATTCAATTGTTAGCCGGTAGATGACTAAGAAGCCATAAAATCTGAAACCTTCTCTAGAAATGAAAAACGGCCTTTTGAACGTAGTCTTACTACGTTCATATTGCCCAATAGCACCGCGTGCTTCAACAGGGAAATCTGTGACAAATCCGGATATGGGAAGCGCATTACAGTACTTGAAATCTACGGCATGGTTGATGGTCCAAACGAAGATTTCGACGTTGTTTTGCTGAAAGTAATGCAGCCACTTTTTCTGAAATGTTTTGCTCCACGTCGAAACGAAATGCATGCTAACACCACTTAGCCGGAAGTGTGGGGAATTGAGCTCTCGGGAATACTCCACAAAAGACTTTGCGACTTCCAGCGATAGCGATATGCAAGCCACCTGgaagtctttgatgacACCGGT
Encoded proteins:
- the SGF73 gene encoding deubiquitination module subunit SGF73 (some similarities with uniprot|P53165 Saccharomyces cerevisiae YGL066W SGF73 SaGa associated Factor 73kDa Probable 73KkDa Subunit of SAGA histone acetyltransferase complex), with product MTDIHSEIKGLRKDIQKDLEPRTASSTPNWKELISIAKSERSKSEKPPSHSDYFRDSASIIKNPLDKPLDYRICDGCGKPVSLSAIVEHLQTYCKGLPEHPLPNSVKVEEQEQPVDMSSSSIKKKNNPSNSKRSTPFGHDPDPESSPAIKKQRKTTATPASSKAKRRIKQRNPTEKHLIDFDKQCGVELPEGGYCGRSLTCKSHSVGTKRAVEGRSEPFDVLLSHYQKKNQLKTGNNTKLRAKPGQQSNSTNQGHSVHSGDGSMSTLTPEEETTQVLNGVSRSFPLPLETNVLASSRSRTKYFRMREMFASSFSVRPGFSAPGYGAIHSRVGCIDLDRTTDYTFRIRTPQLINQMNPNNLTPQQKQKLQQQRMLQAQMLAQQQQQQQQQQQQQQQQQQQQQQQQQHQQQQQQQQQQQQQLQNQSRQGSQTQHFNPVPQQYQNHPQSQQLSNGLVQPKNYTSLSQGDLETGLTPQGIQKQQQRLRQQQVQQQRFEAAAFHLATATKLMQSGPKPQNTGMVNGTASSVGSPVNMASNSRSNSSPLNQTTGQQLNSRVSNAEYDSGGAS
- the ALG2 gene encoding GDP-Man:Man(1)GlcNAc(2)-PP-dolichol alpha-1,3-mannosyltransferase (similar to uniprot|P43636 Saccharomyces cerevisiae YGL065C ALG2 Mannosyltransferase mannosylates Man2GlcNAc2-PP-Dol to form Man3GlcNAc2-PP-Dol which is a precursor required for asparagine-linked protein glycosylation) — translated: MQGKQEAMKRGNNEGSLPKLNIAFVHPDLGIGGAERLVIDAAVGLQQQGHEVVIYTSHCDKNHCFEEVKSGEIKVEVFGDFLPTNLAGKLFIMFANLRQLYLTTKLMSKGKIHHHDLFIVDQLSTCVPLLSAFGNRSRVLFYCHFPDQLLAQRTNLIKSLYRIPFDLLEQLTMNAADCIVVNSNFTKSVYKRTFRLFSQKPNVVHPCVGLETELVQDKDFALYKKLFPPSTRFYLSVNRYERKKNIELAIKSFALSTESKRSNVKLVIAGGYDDKVLENKEYLKELQNISKNSNLPYFTLHYAHWDQQLSDSGISGATDAKVLFLTSISSSLKDQLLRETDLLLYTPSFEHFGIVPLEAMKLGKPVLAVNNGGPLETIVSLIPNTNENNSTGWLRPSDPKEWADAIEESRDFIKEVDNIFKNNGPERVKKLFSRTAMTNQFEKNIQDISWKTDKKSWLGYIMFISSVLSVIFPAALLMGCNSLSFCVLNATLVILFHSVPTLMCIVSAVLLTRLFEVLIQK
- the PGC1 gene encoding phosphatidylglycerol phospholipase (similar to uniprot|Q08959 Saccharomyces cerevisiae YPL206C Endoplasmic reticulum protein of unknown function); this translates as MATAKIIGHRAYRGYYPENTILAFNKAKEANVDVIETDLQMSKDGVVVINHDQDTQRCWDKNYVISETNWDALQSLNCKDARFQDQKMPSLKQVLRWIVDNPSMKLMLDIKFTNDQEIMLKSVAEMLSTKEDLLFWRERVIWGLWTVDWFRYGMETGVIKDFQVACISLSLEVAKSFVEYSRELNSPHFRLSGVSMHFVSTWSKTFQKKWLHYFQQNNVEIFVWTINHAVDFKYCNALPISGFVTDFPVEARGAIGQYERSKTTFKRPFFISREGFRFYGFLVIYRLTIEFLFSPWAQYKVFGNFSFSLLFIKFMRIIHFL